In the Candidatus Dormiibacterota bacterium genome, CGGATGCGCTGGCGATGGTCAGGTTGGTCGAGACTTTGGAAGGCCTGGCCCGAGTCGCTTCATGATGCGGCCGACTCGGGCTAACAAGCCCGATGGCTACCTTCTCGGCTCGTACCGCATCGCCACCGCCCCAGAGCCGAACTCCAGCCGGCTCACGAGCTTCAGGTCGACATACTTCGATAGCCCCGCGAACAACGTCGGCCCGTGGCCCGCGAGCCTGGGATGCACCACGAACTCGTACTCATCGATCAATCCCAGCTCCGCCAACGCCAGTGGGAGCTTCACACCTCCCACGAAGAGTCCCTTGCCCGACTCCCGCTTGAGCTGCTGAACGGCCTTCCCCAGATCCCCGCGCACGAGCTCCGCGTTCCAATCGACCTGCTCCAGGGTGCTCGACACGACGTACTTCTTTGCCGCGTTGATCGTCTGGGCGAAGGGTTCCATCCAATCAGGTCTCGCTCCCGTCCGCGCCGGCGGCCGCCACGCTGCCTCCATCATTTCGTAAGTCACGCGGCCAAAGAGGAGGGCATCGGCCTGGTCGAGGTTCTCGACCGCGTGACGATGCAAGTCTTCGTCCGCGAACATTGCACGATGATCGCAGCACCCGTCCAATGTGACGTTGATGGAATACCGAAGCGGTCGCACTGCGCAAGAGTACCGCCGATGGGGTAGACGAGAAAGGTTAGCCCGCTTTGAGGGCTAGGAGCCACTTCTCGAGGTCTTCGGCTTCCTGGGCGAGCTACCGCTGATGCACTGGCTGGTGGTCATGTGAGTGAACTCGCATCGGTGGAATGAGCGGTTCGCCGCAGGCGCTCTTCGGAGGGCAACATGAAATCCGCTCGATCACGCCTGAGGGTCACCGTACGTCCTTCAATTGTCGGGAACTGTCCGGGCCCGCAGTCATAAGCGACAGGAAGCTGACGGGCCGAAACTCACTGGGGGCGAGCTTCTTAGTCGCGACCGGCTTTAGCGTTCACGTCAGACTGCGCGCATGTTTGCAGTGATGGAGCGGGGACGTGGACCGCCTCGATAGTCCACCCGTAGGCAGCGACCCGCCCAACCATTTCGAACCAGGCCGGATGGTCCGCCGCGAAGGCGCGGTAGTCGCCGCGGTCGTCGGGCGTCACGAAGATGGAAGTATTGGTACTGGACAGCCAGCATTGGAGGAGCGTGCCTGCCGTCGCTGGATGATCGGCGTAGTGGTAGCCAGCCGGCAGGTAGTAGAACGGATCGTACAGCTGGCTAACGAAGTGCCGACCCTGGAGCCCACCGTAGTGCACGAGCGCATAGGTGACCTCGGGATGGTCGGGGGGTGGCAGGTTGAGCGCGCCGCTGCGATAACCAGGCTGACCGAAGATGCTGGCGATGTATCGTCCAGCGGCTACATCGGTCTTCCAGGCCGGGGCCGTGCTCGTGTACGCAGTCTCGATGGGGATCCAGGTCAGCTGCACGCCGACCATGAGGGCCCCGGCCGTCACCCAGGTGAGCTGCTGAATTCCCCTTCCCAGATAGCGAGGCACGATCACGAACAAGCCAATCGCGACGAGCATGGCGGCGAAGTCGTACGGGAAGGCGAGGATCCACATCATCCACCGCCAGGGGTACCACTCGGTAATAAACGCGGTCAGGCCGAACAAACCGAAGACCAGCGCACATGATCCGAATCCATAGAGCAAGAGCAGGTACGATCGCGGCCGGCGCCACAGCGTCGCCAGGAGGCCGACGGTCGCCATTGCCCAGAGGGCTACAAACCACGGCCTCGCCGCTTGCTGACTCGCGATCACCGGCTTCAGCCAC is a window encoding:
- a CDS encoding dihydrofolate reductase family protein, whose product is MRPLRYSINVTLDGCCDHRAMFADEDLHRHAVENLDQADALLFGRVTYEMMEAAWRPPARTGARPDWMEPFAQTINAAKKYVVSSTLEQVDWNAELVRGDLGKAVQQLKRESGKGLFVGGVKLPLALAELGLIDEYEFVVHPRLAGHGPTLFAGLSKYVDLKLVSRLEFGSGAVAMRYEPRR